The stretch of DNA TCAAAAATGGCGTTCAACCttcaagatgaacttacacaaatcATAGTAAGTTTCACTGGAAAGTATTAGTAcgttttttataattttcaccGTCTATAGAGACTTATGCCGATCTCTAGTGTGACAATTATAAAGGGTGCTGGAGAGGTTGAGGTTCACTGATCTCTTTATTTATAACTGATGACCGTGAAGCCTATTAGAAAATGAATAACCATGcttaaaatatgtatacaaaATCAGAACAAAATACAAGTTAAAGAAACAAACAAAGCAATTAATGATATAATGGGCTTCGAGTAAATTGCATAATTGTTACACACCTTCGTGCTGTCTGTGCACCCTCTAACACTTCTATCTCTGATGTTAAAGTTGCTGTAATAATCAAACTGGGTGGCAGAGCCACAAAACTTCTACTGAATAATAGTAAAACGCTCAACTGTCTCTAATGTATGAGCTAGCATGGTGACACCAGAAACTAAACTGATGTGACAGAAATTGCAACTAGAACTCGACTGGATAAAATAGCAGGTAATGAGAAAAAGAGTAAAATAATTGGTGCAAGTTTACCGCCACTCTTACGTCAATCGTTCACCAATGCTCGCCAAGCGCCAAACCCGAACAATAAGCATCAAGTGGACCACCCGGAGAGCAAGAAAATAGCTGAACGCTGACTTGTCACCTCTAAGTGATTTTTGGTAGCTCATAACATTCCATTAGTATTGCTCACTGGACAGTAGAACCAATGAAGGGTTAATTTCTCtacactcccacctaaatttTATTCTGATGAAATTTACTTTAAACACTAAATACTACATAAGACACATTATTTCTAAATCTACTAATAACTGTTTGTTTATGAACTCAACTATGCCTGAATAAGCACAATGATTTTTTGAATGGGTCTTCTCAAGCATGTGGTGGGTGATGTGGGTTTGCCATTTCTGTCTAGATGGCTGTTTCCCAATCTGACATCAACTTTTCTAACAAGATCATCAGCTCCTTTAACTAGATTAGTGATGATTCCGATTTTCCATTGGTTTCTGGGAGTGGGCTCATCTTTTATAATGACAACATCTCCCACCTTGACATTTCTTTGAATCGTTGTCCATTTTTGTCTAATTGTCAGCTGTTGCAAATAATCTGCCTTCTAGGCATTCCAAAAATCTTGCGCAAACTGTTGTGCCATTCTCCACTGTTTTCTTCCATAAATTTCATCGTTTCCAAAGATTCCAGGCGGCAGGGCTGGTAACAATGTCGTCTTCCTGGTGAGGAGGTGATTAGGCGTAATCACCATTTCCTCCGGGTCATTGATATTAGTGGCAGTGAGTGGGCGGCTGTTGACAATATTGGCAGCCTCATAAAATGCTGTTCTCAGTGTCTGGGCGGTAAGTCGTCTGTTGTATTTTAATGCCATACCATTAAGGACAGCACGAACTGAACGTATCATTCGTTCCCACACTCCTCCTTGGTGGCTAGCCTCTGGTGTGTTAAACTTGAATTCTATGCGATTTTCCAGCAAGTAATCTTTAACCTTACCACTCGACAGCTCTATTTGCTTGCTCAGTTCGTTATTCGCACCAACGAAATTTGTCCCATTGTCACAGCGTATTGTACTGACGTTTCCACGTATAGCCATAAAACATCTCAACGCCTTTATTAGGGTGTCAGTGCTCAGATCGTTCAAGATTTCGATGTGAACGGCTCTCGAGTAAAGACATGTCAGCAAGAGCCCCCATCTTTTAAGTTCGGTGCGTCAATCTTTAACAACATAGTGTCCAAAGACATCGATGCCTACATGGGTGAAAGGCGGAGTGTTCTCAAGCCTTTCCTTTGGTAGTTGTCCCATAAGCTGACTTTCTGCTCCTTTCCTAAGCCGAGCACAGCTCACACACTTGCTGATGATAGACTTGATCAAGCTGGTGCCATTGATGATCCAGTATCCTGCATCTCTAACTGCTACCAAAGTGCTTCTGCGACCTAAATGAAAAGTCTTTTCATGGAAGTGTCAAACGATTAGTTTGGCTATGTGTGATGCTTTTGGAATTATGACAGGATGCTTTTGTTGGTCATTCAGACCTGAAGCAGCGTTGACTCTTCCACCAATGCATAATATTCCTTTGTCATCTAGCTGGGGGTTCAATTTCTTCAGAGACTCTTTGTGGTTATTCTGGTAGTAGCATTCCATCTGGGTAGTTCGTATGATAAACTCCTCAGCTTCCCTCAAGTTTTCCACTTTGATCTCCTTTGCGTTCCAAGATTTTGATTTGGCACATTTCTTTAAAATGGCAATACTTTTGATGAGCGACTTCCAGCTGCCTATGTTGCTAAACCTTTTTGAAAATTCTGAACTTCTTGTTATGGCAGTTGTTAGAGATGTTAGCTTTCGTACCTCTGGGTCTTTAGCATTTAGTTCTGTGGTCCTGACGTTTTTCCTCATGTTGTCAGATATGTCTTGTTTCCATAAGAATTCTGGCCCACGGAACCAAGGGGAACTCATGAGCATGCCTACTGTGGATCCGCGTGAAGCTAAGTCAGCTGGATTTTCCTTCGTTGGAATGTGATGCCACTGTGCCACATCTGTTTTCATCTTTATTTCTTGGATTCTGTTTGCCACAAACATGTGAAAGCGTTTAGTGTCGTTATTAAGATATGACAACACTATCTCAGAGTCGGTCCAATAGTGTTCTGCGTTTATTGGCATGTCAAGTTCTTTGTTAAGCAAATCGGCAAGACGAGTTGCGACTGTAGCAGCCTGCAGTTCAAGACGCGGTATAGTCACTGCCCCTTCGGAAGGTGCTACCCGTGCTTTTGCCATTAGGAGAGTACAATGAACTCTGTTCTGTTCATTAAGGAGTCGGAGGTAGGAGCAGGCTCCATATCCTCTAAGGCTAGCATCTGATAAGTGATGAATTTCTGCTACCTTGACAGCTCCAAAGTCATTTGGTTTCAAGTACCTTGGTATGTCTAAGCCGTCTAGCTCTTTGAGATGTTTCAGCCAGTTTTCCCAATGCGTCTTGAGAGTAGCATCCAAACTTTGATCCCAGTCAAGGTTGATCTGGTTGGCCTTCTGGAGTATGTTTTTGCCCATCAATGTAAAAGGTGCCAGGAAACCAAGAGGATCATACAATTGTGCTACAGTGGACAGGATGCCTCTTCTAGTGCAAGGTTGAGGTTCTATGCTATGTGAAAACTTGATTATATCCTCGTCCATGGACCATATCAGTCCTAGCGTTCTCTGACTTCCAAAAAGATCAAGATTGGTTACGCTTCGTTCTGTTCTGGGTAGGGCCTCGAGTAGCTCTTTGCTATTAGAGGCAAATTTATGAAGTCTAAGGTTACCTTCTTGGCATATTTGTCTTGCGCCCTGTATTAGCTGTAAGGCCTCACTGGCAGTCGGAGCACTTACGAGCCCATCATCCACATAAAAGTTTCGGCAAATGAAGTTTGCTGCTTCCCGTGACTCTGCATTGTAGTCCTCCGCAAGTCTTCTTAGGCCATGCGTTGCTACAGCAGGAGATGATGTTGCTCCAAAAAGATGGACAGCCATTCGATAGTCTCTGACCTTTCCATCTTCAAGCCAGAGAAAACGTAGATAGTCTCGATCATTTTTCTCTACACGAAAGTTGTAGAACATCTTTTCGATGTCACAAGATGCTGCGATTTGTTCTTTTCGAAATCTGCAGAGAATTCCTACCAGACTATTAATGTGATCTGGACCTTGTAGCAAATGATCGTTGAGGCATGTACCAGCATATCTGGCACTACAATCGAACACTACCCTCAACTTCTTTTTCTGCGGGTGGACTACATGAAAGTGGGGTATATACCAAATCTCCCCTGATTTTTCCATTTCCGTGTCGAGAACTGGTTTGGCATGACCATTCTTTATGAGTTGGTTCATGAAGGTTTGGTATTCATTGTTTAATTCTGGATCTAAGGCCAATCGCTTAACAAGCGAGTTCAATCTTTTCACAGCTTGGTTCCTGTTGTCAGGCAGATTTGGTCTCTGTCGAAATGGGAGTGGCATCTGGTAAAACTTGTTAACCAGTTGCTTCGTCTCCCTAGCCATAATCGACAAGAACTTAAGATCATCCTGAGAGATCGTCTGTTCTTCTTCACGATACTGCGAACACTCATATTCTTGCTGAATACTTTTTGTTAGAGTGGTGTTAACTTGAACCTTCGCTGTCGCGCTTTTATACGAGCTTTCCCTAGCTGATACCTTGCCTCCACAAACAGTCCAGCCTAAGAAGGTTCTGATGGCAAATGGTTCTCCGAGGTCTCCAACTACAGACTCTATGGGCGCTAACGCTTCAGGACAATCTGTCCCTAGCAAGAGACCAATCGGAACATCATCCATGTAGGGTGGTAGACTGTCTTGTATCTTTTGAAAGTGAGACAGGTGTTGAGTGTTTAGTGGGGTAGGAATATGTCGACGCTCACAAGGTAGGCTGGCACTTTCATAAGCTGAGATAGTTGTGCTAGCATCTTCCCAAAGGCCTTGTAATTCAATATTAGAGTATTTTGTGAGCTCTTTTGTTGAGGAACCTGTCATAGTAGCGATAGTTATAGTCTCCCTGATGCTTTCAGGTTGTAGCATAGAAGCTACCAATTGTGAAATAAAGCAGGCGTCAGATTGGGTGTCAAGCATGGCATAGACCAGTATCTTCTTGCTGGCATTTGTTGATATGTATACTGGTAAAACCATACTAAGTTTATCAGAGTTTCTGTGCCTTGTGGTATGTGCAAAAATTTGTGTGTTATGTGATTTGACAATCTGATCATCCTTGATTTCATGTTCATTAGCATTGGAGCTAACTTTCATCTGTTTTGTCATTATATTAGGCCTTGCTTCCTTAGGTTCTGAGCTTGCATATGAGGCTTGTGGCTCTCCATTATTCCAATCTTCTGGTCTTTTGTGGAGACACGAAGGATGCCTTTTCTTACAAGTCCTACATGTCATTTTTTCAGGACAGTTAGCAGTTCGATGCCCTTCTTTAAGGCAGCCAAAACAAAGTCGGCGTTCTTTTATGAAGGCTATCCTTGCATCATACGGCTTGGCTTCAAGTTCAAAGCAGTTACTCGTGAGGTGCGCTTTGCCGCAGAATAAGCACTCCCGCTTAGGAGTCTGCTTCGTTGACGTTGAAAAGCTTTGAACCTGTCTTTCTCGTCCCTGTCTTCTAGGTGCTtgctctttctctttttctagTAATGGCTCCGTGAGTAGCTCTGCTTCATCAGTGACAAAATGCACAAACTCTGCAAATGTCGCCTCCCGACTTTCTCGTCCTCTTATATCTCTATTCTTTCTAGCCCAGTTAGTCTTCATCCAGCTAGACAACTTGCCTGCTAACTTCTCAATCTCTTCACTATCATCGAGAACTTTAAGCCCTGGTATTAACACCATTGAGCTGCAGACCTGATTGAGGTTGTCTGCTAGCTTTTGCAACTGCTTACCATCTCCGGGCAGTATCTTAGGCCACTCCTCCAAACGTTTTCTCAGTGCACGTGCCAAATGCCTCTTTCTTCCGAAGCGTTCTCTTAGTTGCTCCCTAGCTAGAGTATAGGCTTCTGCAGTGTTTGTAATGAAGAACCCACTAAGGCACTCTCTAGGCTCACCAATGACAAACTTTTTCAGATATCTGAGTGGCTCAACTCCAGTCAACCCTTCTGACTGGACATATGCGTCAAAATCTGTCTCCCAGTCAGCAAACTGGAGAGGATCTCCTTTGAAAGTGGCTGGAGTGAGTGTTGTACGTTTTGTAGACTTCATCGTAGTAACCA from Watersipora subatra chromosome 2, tzWatSuba1.1, whole genome shotgun sequence encodes:
- the LOC137388525 gene encoding uncharacterized protein, translating into MAIRGNVSTIRCDNGTNFVGANNELSKQIELSSGKVKDYLLENRIEFKFNTPEASHQGGVWERMIRSVRAVLNGMALKYNRRLTAQTLRTAFYEAANIVNSRPLTATNINDPEEMVITPNHLLTRKTTLLPALPPGIFGNDEIYGRKQWRMAQQFAQDFWNA
- the LOC137388527 gene encoding uncharacterized protein, which encodes MADQSDQRLSVDANNSETGSSSEISVHELSQNTNPRSESVESDKVAESEIFSERPVRTKTLSALAKQNRLTELSIQLSKTVNRNQHILDSVYQNFESLDTVEKLERALYDIEDAATQVNDVFDELYLLSSDKVDPQTLNQFDCHIKEVDVIKGVFREKIVEFEEIAARASAERKELQQMQERLVEIEQALEKERKIFEERKEARGQVRMKFLNQLRAKKSDSTDQAQFGSHQPTYADMPIQQDEFLQDCNLPTRQPIYSSSKQPPAKELATTWGNESIHHQPHSTRNEVDAVTAIEHLASSLVTTMKSTKRTTLTPATFKGDPLQFADWETDFDAYVQSEGLTGVEPLRYLKKFVIGEPRECLSGFFITNTAEAYTLAREQLRERFGRKRHLARALRKRLEEWPKILPGDGKQLQKLADNLNQVCSSMVLIPGLKVLDDSEEIEKLAGKLSSWMKTNWARKNRDIRGRESREATFAEFVHFVTDEAELLTEPLLEKEKEQAPRRQGRERQVQSFSTSTKQTPKRECLFCGKAHLTSNCFELEAKPYDARIAFIKERRLCFGCLKEGHRTANCPEKMTCRTCKKRHPSCLHKRPEDWNNGEPQASYASSEPKEARPNIMTKQMKVSSNANEHEIKDDQIVKSHNTQIFAHTTRHRNSDKLSMVLPVYISTNASKKILVYAMLDTQSDACFISQLVASMLQPESIRETITIATMTGSSTKELTKYSNIELQGLWEDASTTISAYESASLPCERRHIPTPLNTQHLSHFQKIQDSLPPYMDDVPIGLLLGTDCPEALAPIESVVGDLGEPFAIRTFLGWTVCGGKVSARESSYKSATAKVQVNTTLTKSIQQEYECSQYREEEQTISQDDLKFLSIMARETKQLVNKFYQMPLPFRQRPNLPDNRNQAVKRLNSLVKRLALDPELNNEYQTFMNQLIKNGHAKPVLDTEMEKSGEIWYIPHFHVVHPQKKKLRVVFDCSARYAGTCLNDHLLQGPDHINSLVGILCRFRKEQIAASCDIEKMFYNFRVEKNDRDYLRFLWLEDGKVRDYRMAVHLFGATSSPAVATHGLRRLAEDYNAESREAANFICRNFYVDDGLVSAPTASEALQLIQGARQICQEGNLRLHKFASNSKELLEALPRTERSVTNLDLFGSQRTLGLIWSMDEDIIKFSHSIEPQPCTRRGILSTVAQLYDPLGFLAPFTLMGKNILQKANQINLDWDQSLDATLKTHWENWLKHLKELDGLDIPRYLKPNDFGAVKVAEIHHLSDASLRGYGACSYLRLLNEQNRVHCTLLMAKARVAPSEGAVTIPRLELQAATVATRLADLLNKELDMPINAEHYWTDSEIVLSYLNNDTKRFHMFVANRIQEIKMKTDVAQWHHIPTKENPADLASRGSTVGMLMSSPWFRGPEFLWKQDISDNMRKNVRTTELNAKDPEVRKLTSLTTAITRSSEFSKRFSNIGSWKSLIKSIAILKKCAKSKSWNAKEIKVENLREAEEFIIRTTQMECYYQNNHKESLKKLNPQLDDKGILCIGGRVNAASGRRSTLVAVRDAGYWIINGTSLIKSIISKCVSCARLRKGAESQLMGQLPKERLENTPPFTHVGIDVFGHYVVKD